In Phragmites australis chromosome 17, lpPhrAust1.1, whole genome shotgun sequence, the following are encoded in one genomic region:
- the LOC133896650 gene encoding fatty acyl-CoA reductase 1-like translates to MVAAMEEGRIPGYFKNKSILITGSTGFLGKILVEKILRVQPDVKKIYLPVRAADAASAKQRVETEVIGKELFGLLREKHGNGFQSFMEEKIVPLAGDIMYENFGVEGSQLREMSRELNVIVNGAATTNFYERYDVALDVNVMGVKHMCQLAERCPNLEVILHVSTAYVVGEKQGLVQERAFGKGETLRAGTQLDIDAELRMARDSRKQLAEEEDGSEKKERKAMKELGLARAREFGWPNTYVFTKALGEMMLGQLRGDIPVVIVRPSIITSIHKDPLPGWIEGTRTIDAILIGYAKQNLSCFLADLDFTMDVIPGDMVVNAMMAATVAHASPERRGQQTAVYHATSSLRNPAPYAVLYRTAFRYFSEHPRVGKKGEPVRACKVHFFSTIAAFHLYMVIKYKLPLELLHLLNLLCCGLFSQLYNDLNRKYKFVMQLVDLYGPFALFKGCFDDGNMEKLRLAMAVDDSVAFNFDPKSIDWDDYFYKIHIPGVVKYVLK, encoded by the exons ATGGTTGCCGCAATGGAGGAAGGAAGGATCCCTGGGTACTTCAAGAACAAGAGCATCTTGATCACCGGTTCAACAGGCTTCCTTGGAAaga TACTTGTGGAGAAGATACTGAGGGTCCAGCCTGACGTCAAGAAGATCTATCTCCCGGTGCGAGCAGCCGATGCAGCATCGGCCAAGCAACGGGTGGAGACTGAG GTGATCGGGAAGGAGCTGTTTGGGCTTCTGAGGGAGAAGCACGGCAATGGTTTCCAGTCTTTCATGGAAGAGAAGATCGTTCCGTTGGCTGGAGACATCATGTATGAGAATTTCGGCGTGGAGGGGTCCCAGCTGAGAGAGATGAGTCGAGAGCTCAACGTCATCGTCAATGGAGCCGCGACCACCAACTTCTACGAGAG GTACGATGTGGCTCTGGATGTGAATGTGATGGGGGTGAAGCATATGTGCCAGTTGGCTGAGAGGTGCCCCAATCTGGAGGTGATCCTCCATGTTTCCACAG cttaTGTGGTTGGGGAGAAGCAAGGGCTGGTACAGGAGAGAGCGTTCGGGAAGGGCGAGACCCTGAGGGCAGGCACGCAGCTGGACATCGACGCGGAGCTGAGGATGGCAAGGGACTCGAGGAAGCAgctggcggaggaggaggacggctcggagaagaaggagaggaaggcCATGAAAGAGCTTGGGCTCGCCAGGGCTCGTGAGTTCGGATGGCCCAACACGTACGTGTTCACCAAGGCGCTGGGGGAGATGATGCTGGGGCAGCTCCGCGGCGACATCCCCGTCGTCATCGTGCGCCCCAGCATCATCACCAGCATCCACAAGGACCCCTTGCCAGGATGGATCGAAGGGACCAG GACGATCGATGCCATCCTGATCGGGTACGCCAAGCAGAACCTCTCCTGCTTCTTGGCTGACCTCGACTTCACCATGGACGTG ATCCCGGGGGACATGGTGGTGAACGCGATGATGGCCGCGACGGTGGCGCACGCGTCGCCGGAGCGGCGCGGGCAGCAGACTGCGGTGTACCACGCGACGTCCTCGCTGCGGAACCCGGCGCCGTACGCGGTGCTGTACCGGACGGCGTTCCGCTACTTCAGCGAGCACCCGCGCGTGGGGAAGAAGGGCGAGCCCGTCCGCGCCTGCAAGGTCCACTTCTTCAGCACCATCGCCGCCTTCCACCTCTACATGGTCATCAAGTACAAGCTGCCGCTCGAGCTCCTGCATCTGCTCAACCTGCTCTGCTGCGGCCTCTTCTCGCAGCTCTACAACGACCTCAACCGCAAGTACAAGTTCGTCATGCAACTCGTCGACCTCTACGGGCCCTTCGCGCTCTTCAAAGGATGCTTCGACGACGGCAACATGGAGAAGCTTCGACTGGCAATGGCGGTGGACGACAGCGTGGCCTTCAACTTCGACCCCAAGTCCATCGACTGGGACGATTACTTCTACAAGATCCACATCCCCGGTGTCGTGAAGTATGTCCTCAAGTGA
- the LOC133897902 gene encoding protein HIRA-like isoform X1, translating to MITEKPSWIRHEGLQIFSIDIQPSGLRFATGGGDQKVRIWSMKSVDKDSANDDSSQRLLATMRDHFGSVNCVRWAKHGRYLASGSDDQVILIHERKAGSGTSEFGSGEPPDVENWKVVMTLRGHTADVVDLNWSTDDSTLASGSLDNTVHIWSMTNGICTAVLRGHSSLVKGVTWDPIGSFIASQSDDKSVIIWRTSDWSLAHKTEGHWAKSLGSTFFRRLDWSPCGHFITTTHGFQKPRHSAPVLERGEWTATFDFLGHNAPVVVVRFNHSMFRKHFSNGQDTKVAPAVWANGASKTSTKEQQPYNVIAIGSQDRTITVWTTASARPLFVAKHFFSQSVVDLSWSPDGYSLFACSLDGSVANFHFEAKELGHRLSDSELDELKRSRYGDVRGRQSNLAESPAQLLLEEASAKQSAVRKGISIAQQFQAPPKVSADMPNPSPVVQNQKAPEALPEDEKKTAGPAADDDINKVTRLSSPVKQREYRRPDGRKRIIPEAVGFPSNQDNIPIRSQNQVVDFSSLDQRMNGIRPSYGSSGNCNNCGVRDRSGVTARANITESLVIQKASTGAGNDGRLSVEHTGSVVPGSLNSCSPLSIHVLNKKDNEDSSPVCLEAKPVERAAGDMIGVSGAFSTKESEIRCTRGTETLWSDRISGKVTVLAGNANFWAVGCEDGCLQVYTKCGRRAMPAMMMGSAAVFIDCDDCWELLLVTRRGLMYIWDLYNRTCILQDSLASLVSSPDEPSAKDAGTVKLISAKFSRCGSPLVILASHHAFLYDMSLKCWLRIADDCFPASNFSSSFSSPQGGELGKLQIDIGKFMARKPIWSRVTDDGLQTRAHLETQLAASLALKSPQEYRQCLLSYIRFLAREADESRLREVCESFLGPPMGTVDSASSMDPKNPAWDPDVLGMKKHKLLREDILPSMASNRKVQRLLNEFMDLLSEYEAAETKADPMDVTPQPATEVNDKVNTS from the exons ATGATTACGGAGAAGCCGAGCTGGATTCGCCACGAGGGCCTGCAGATCTTCTCCATCGACATCCAGCCCAGCGGCCTCCGCTTCGCCACTGGCGGCGGCGACCAGAAG GTTCGAATATGGAGCATGAAATCGGTGGATAAGGACTCTGCCAACGATGATTCCAGCCAAAGGTTGCTCGCTACAATGCGAGACCATTTTGGATCAGTAAACTGCGTGAGATGGGCCAAGCATGGCCGCTATCTTGCTTCAGGGTCAGATGATCAGGTTATCCTAATTCATGAGAGAAAAGCTGGTTCTGGGACATCTGAGTTTGGTAGTGGAGAACCTCCAGATGTAGAAAATTGGAAGGTCGTTATGACCTTAAGAGGCCATACTGCGGACGTG GTAGATCTTAATTGGTCCACTGATGATTCAACATTGGCTAGCGGCAGCTTGGATAATACTGTTCACATATGGAGCATGACCAATGGTATTTGCACTGCTGTCTTGCGAGGGCATTCCAGCTTGGTCAAAGGGGTTACCTGGGATCCTATCGGTTCATTTATCGCAAGCCAATCGGATGATAAGTCTGTTATAATATGGCGTACAAGTGACTGGAGTCTTGCTCACAAGACAGAAGGCCATTGGGCAAAATCT CTTGGTTCAACATTTTTTAGGCGGCTTGATTGGTCACCTTGTGGCCACTTCATAACTACGACTCACGGTTTCCAGAAACCTAGGCATTCAGCCCCTGTGCTTGAAAGAGGCGAGTGGACTGCAACTTTTGACTTTCTAGGGCATAACGCGCCTGTTGTGGTGGTTAGGTTTAATCACTCAATGTTCCGTAAGCATTTCTCAAATGGTCAAGACACAAAGGTTGCACCAGCTGTATGGGCCAATGGAGCATCAAAGACATCAACAAAAGAACAGCAACCGTATAACGTAATTGCTATTGGAAGTCAAGACAGAACTATTACTGTCTGGACGACAGCGAGTGCCCGACCATTATTTGTTGCTAAGCATTTTTTCTCTCAAAGTGTGGTTGATTTATCTTG GAGCCCTGATGGTTATTCACTTTTTGCCTGCTCCTTGGATGGATCGGTTGCCAACTTTCACTTTGAAGCAAAGGAGCTTGGACACAGGTTAAGTGATTCTGAACTGGATGAATTGAAGAGGAGTAGATATGGTGATGTCAGAGGACGGCAATCAAACCTTGCTGAAAGCCCTGCACAGTTGCTGCTAGAAGAAGCATCAGCGAAGCAATCAGCTGTCAGAAAGGGGATTTCCATTGCCCAGCAATTTCAAGCACCCCCAAAAGTTTCTGCAGATATGCCTAACCCATCTCCCGTTGTGCAAAATCAGAAAGCTCCTGAAGCTTTACCTGAAGACGAGAAGAAAACAGCAGGTCCTGCTGCTGATGATGATATAAATAAAGTTACCCGGTTATCTAGTCCAGTGAAGCAGAGAGAATACCGGCGTCCTGATGGCCGGAAAAGAATAATCCCAGAGGCAGTTGGGTTTCCTTCCAACCAGGATAACATACCCATCCGTTCTCAGAATCAGGTTGTGGATTTTTCATCCCTGGATCAGCGAATGAATGGAATAAGACCATCTTATGGTAGTAGCGGTAACTGTAATAACTGTGGTGTTAGGGATCGCTCTGGTGTCACAGCAAGGGCGAACATTACTGAGAGTCTTGTTATTCAAAAAGCTTCAACCGGTGCTGGCAATGATGGAAGGCTGAGTGTAGAACACACTGGATCTGTAGTTCCAGGCTCTTTGAACTCCTGCTCTCCGCTTTCTATCCATGTATTAAATAAGAAAGACAATGAGGATTCTTCTCCAGTCTGCCTTGAAGCAAAGCCTGTGGAACGTGCGGCAGGTGATATGATTGGTGTCAGCGGTGCCTTTTCAACAAAAGAAAGTGAGATAAGGTGTACAAGAGGAACAGAAACTCTTTGGTCGGATCGTATCTCTGGAAAGGTTACTGTGTTGGCAGGCAATGCAAATTTCTGGGCTGTTGGCTGTGAAGATGGTTGCCTGCAG GTTTACACAAAATGTGGAAGACGAGCGATGCCAGCAATGATGATGGGATCTGCAGCTGTTTTTATAGATTGTGACGACTGCTGGGAATTGCTTCTTGTCACAAGGAGAGGTCTGATGTACATATGGGACCTCTATAACAGGACCTGCATTTTGCAGGACTCTTTGGCTTCTTTGGTATCATCTCCAGATGAGCCATCAGCAAAAGATGCTG GTACAGTCAAGCTTATTTCTGCTAAATTCTCAAGATGTGGTTCACCCTTAGTCATCCTTGCCAGCCATCATGCATTTCTTTATGATATGAGCCTGAAGTGCTGGCTAAGGATTGCCGATGATTGTTTTCCAGCATCGAATTTTTCTAGCTCATTTAGTTCCCCTCAAGGTGGAGAGCTAGGCAAGTTGCAGATTGATATAGGCAAGTTCATGGCTAGAAAGCCTATTTGGAGCAG GGTTACAGATGATGGGTTGCAGACACGCGCCCATTTGGAGACCCAGCTGGCAGCTTCTTTGGCTTTGAAGTCACCGCAGGAGTACCGCCAATGCCTCCTGTCCTACATACGGTTTTTAGCTAG AGAAGCAGATGAATCTCGTCTACGTGAAGTCTGTGAGAGCTTCCTAGGTCCTCCCATGGGCACGGTTGATTCTGCGTCATCTATGGATCCCAAAAATCCAGCATGGGATCCTGATGTTCTT GGAATGAAGAAACACAAACTTCTTAGGGAAGATATCCTTCCTTCGATGGCATCGAACCGGAAGGTCCAGCGGCTGCTCAACGAGTTCATGGACCTCCTGTCAGAATATGAAGCTGCGGAGACCAAAGCTGACCCGATGGATGTGACACCGCAACCAGCAACAGAAGTGAATGATAAGGTCAACACCTCGTAG
- the LOC133897902 gene encoding protein HIRA-like isoform X2, whose protein sequence is MTNGICTAVLRGHSSLVKGVTWDPIGSFIASQSDDKSVIIWRTSDWSLAHKTEGHWAKSLGSTFFRRLDWSPCGHFITTTHGFQKPRHSAPVLERGEWTATFDFLGHNAPVVVVRFNHSMFRKHFSNGQDTKVAPAVWANGASKTSTKEQQPYNVIAIGSQDRTITVWTTASARPLFVAKHFFSQSVVDLSWSPDGYSLFACSLDGSVANFHFEAKELGHRLSDSELDELKRSRYGDVRGRQSNLAESPAQLLLEEASAKQSAVRKGISIAQQFQAPPKVSADMPNPSPVVQNQKAPEALPEDEKKTAGPAADDDINKVTRLSSPVKQREYRRPDGRKRIIPEAVGFPSNQDNIPIRSQNQVVDFSSLDQRMNGIRPSYGSSGNCNNCGVRDRSGVTARANITESLVIQKASTGAGNDGRLSVEHTGSVVPGSLNSCSPLSIHVLNKKDNEDSSPVCLEAKPVERAAGDMIGVSGAFSTKESEIRCTRGTETLWSDRISGKVTVLAGNANFWAVGCEDGCLQVYTKCGRRAMPAMMMGSAAVFIDCDDCWELLLVTRRGLMYIWDLYNRTCILQDSLASLVSSPDEPSAKDAGTVKLISAKFSRCGSPLVILASHHAFLYDMSLKCWLRIADDCFPASNFSSSFSSPQGGELGKLQIDIGKFMARKPIWSRVTDDGLQTRAHLETQLAASLALKSPQEYRQCLLSYIRFLAREADESRLREVCESFLGPPMGTVDSASSMDPKNPAWDPDVLGMKKHKLLREDILPSMASNRKVQRLLNEFMDLLSEYEAAETKADPMDVTPQPATEVNDKVNTS, encoded by the exons ATGACCAATGGTATTTGCACTGCTGTCTTGCGAGGGCATTCCAGCTTGGTCAAAGGGGTTACCTGGGATCCTATCGGTTCATTTATCGCAAGCCAATCGGATGATAAGTCTGTTATAATATGGCGTACAAGTGACTGGAGTCTTGCTCACAAGACAGAAGGCCATTGGGCAAAATCT CTTGGTTCAACATTTTTTAGGCGGCTTGATTGGTCACCTTGTGGCCACTTCATAACTACGACTCACGGTTTCCAGAAACCTAGGCATTCAGCCCCTGTGCTTGAAAGAGGCGAGTGGACTGCAACTTTTGACTTTCTAGGGCATAACGCGCCTGTTGTGGTGGTTAGGTTTAATCACTCAATGTTCCGTAAGCATTTCTCAAATGGTCAAGACACAAAGGTTGCACCAGCTGTATGGGCCAATGGAGCATCAAAGACATCAACAAAAGAACAGCAACCGTATAACGTAATTGCTATTGGAAGTCAAGACAGAACTATTACTGTCTGGACGACAGCGAGTGCCCGACCATTATTTGTTGCTAAGCATTTTTTCTCTCAAAGTGTGGTTGATTTATCTTG GAGCCCTGATGGTTATTCACTTTTTGCCTGCTCCTTGGATGGATCGGTTGCCAACTTTCACTTTGAAGCAAAGGAGCTTGGACACAGGTTAAGTGATTCTGAACTGGATGAATTGAAGAGGAGTAGATATGGTGATGTCAGAGGACGGCAATCAAACCTTGCTGAAAGCCCTGCACAGTTGCTGCTAGAAGAAGCATCAGCGAAGCAATCAGCTGTCAGAAAGGGGATTTCCATTGCCCAGCAATTTCAAGCACCCCCAAAAGTTTCTGCAGATATGCCTAACCCATCTCCCGTTGTGCAAAATCAGAAAGCTCCTGAAGCTTTACCTGAAGACGAGAAGAAAACAGCAGGTCCTGCTGCTGATGATGATATAAATAAAGTTACCCGGTTATCTAGTCCAGTGAAGCAGAGAGAATACCGGCGTCCTGATGGCCGGAAAAGAATAATCCCAGAGGCAGTTGGGTTTCCTTCCAACCAGGATAACATACCCATCCGTTCTCAGAATCAGGTTGTGGATTTTTCATCCCTGGATCAGCGAATGAATGGAATAAGACCATCTTATGGTAGTAGCGGTAACTGTAATAACTGTGGTGTTAGGGATCGCTCTGGTGTCACAGCAAGGGCGAACATTACTGAGAGTCTTGTTATTCAAAAAGCTTCAACCGGTGCTGGCAATGATGGAAGGCTGAGTGTAGAACACACTGGATCTGTAGTTCCAGGCTCTTTGAACTCCTGCTCTCCGCTTTCTATCCATGTATTAAATAAGAAAGACAATGAGGATTCTTCTCCAGTCTGCCTTGAAGCAAAGCCTGTGGAACGTGCGGCAGGTGATATGATTGGTGTCAGCGGTGCCTTTTCAACAAAAGAAAGTGAGATAAGGTGTACAAGAGGAACAGAAACTCTTTGGTCGGATCGTATCTCTGGAAAGGTTACTGTGTTGGCAGGCAATGCAAATTTCTGGGCTGTTGGCTGTGAAGATGGTTGCCTGCAG GTTTACACAAAATGTGGAAGACGAGCGATGCCAGCAATGATGATGGGATCTGCAGCTGTTTTTATAGATTGTGACGACTGCTGGGAATTGCTTCTTGTCACAAGGAGAGGTCTGATGTACATATGGGACCTCTATAACAGGACCTGCATTTTGCAGGACTCTTTGGCTTCTTTGGTATCATCTCCAGATGAGCCATCAGCAAAAGATGCTG GTACAGTCAAGCTTATTTCTGCTAAATTCTCAAGATGTGGTTCACCCTTAGTCATCCTTGCCAGCCATCATGCATTTCTTTATGATATGAGCCTGAAGTGCTGGCTAAGGATTGCCGATGATTGTTTTCCAGCATCGAATTTTTCTAGCTCATTTAGTTCCCCTCAAGGTGGAGAGCTAGGCAAGTTGCAGATTGATATAGGCAAGTTCATGGCTAGAAAGCCTATTTGGAGCAG GGTTACAGATGATGGGTTGCAGACACGCGCCCATTTGGAGACCCAGCTGGCAGCTTCTTTGGCTTTGAAGTCACCGCAGGAGTACCGCCAATGCCTCCTGTCCTACATACGGTTTTTAGCTAG AGAAGCAGATGAATCTCGTCTACGTGAAGTCTGTGAGAGCTTCCTAGGTCCTCCCATGGGCACGGTTGATTCTGCGTCATCTATGGATCCCAAAAATCCAGCATGGGATCCTGATGTTCTT GGAATGAAGAAACACAAACTTCTTAGGGAAGATATCCTTCCTTCGATGGCATCGAACCGGAAGGTCCAGCGGCTGCTCAACGAGTTCATGGACCTCCTGTCAGAATATGAAGCTGCGGAGACCAAAGCTGACCCGATGGATGTGACACCGCAACCAGCAACAGAAGTGAATGATAAGGTCAACACCTCGTAG
- the LOC133897903 gene encoding GDSL esterase/lipase At5g03610-like: MDHHHYQSLQGAVATMALLCLVLSPAAEAVPSSLWVFGDSYADTGNLGDLGRELTHAWYDPYGLTFPGHPTGRFSDGRTLTDFIASAMGVPTPVAYKLRRGASRRVLPRGMNFAVGGAGVLDTGNFQRNISAQIDLFQAQHRPAAPDAGIAVVVVSGNDYSYAADKGNSTNAAIAYIPTVVRQLREQLRRLRDEVGMRKVVVTNLHPMGCTPLFTRALNYSGCDPLANMGAVQHNAALQSVLAALDPANRTFLLLDLNAPFAALVDSPSPESSRVGRFAEPRRPCCESLSADGYCGQQDEDGKRQYTLCSDPGEHFYWDDVHPTQAAWAAVAQTFRPKIHDFLSA, from the exons atggatcatcatcattatcaaaGCCTCCAAGGTGCTGTGGCGACCATGGCGCTTCTCT GTCTGGTGCTGTCGCCGGCGGCAGAGGCTGTGCCGTCCTCCCTGTGGGTGTTCGGGGACTCTTACGCGGACACGGGCAACCTTGGTGACCTCGGGCGGGAGCTGACCCACGCGTGGTACGACCCCTACGGCCTCACCTTCCCCGGCCACCCCACCGGCCGCTTCTCCGACGGCCGCACCCTCACCGACTTCATAG CTTCGGCGATGGGAGTCCCGACGCCGGTGGCGTACAAGCTGCGCCGGGGCGCCTCCCGAAGGGTGCTGCCGCGCGGCATGAACTTCGCCGTCGGCGGCGCGGGCGTGCTTGACACCGGCAACTTCCAGCGCAACATCAGCGCCCAGATCGACCTGTTCCAGGCGCAGCATCGTCCCGCTGCTCCTGACGCCGGGATCGCGGTCGTCGTCGTCTCCGGCAACGACTACTCCTACGCCGCGGACAAGGGCAACAGCACAAAC GCTGCGATCGCGTACATCCCGACGGTGGTGCGGCAGCTCCGGGAGCAGCTGCGGCGGCTGCGCGACGAGGTGGGGATGCGCAAGGTGGTGGTGACGAACCTGCACCCGATGGGGTGCACGCCGCTCTTCACCCGCGCGCTCAACTACAGCGGCTGCGACCCGCTGGCCAACATGGGCGCCGTGCAGCACAACGCCGCTCTCCAGTCCGTGCTCGCCGCGCTCGACCCCGCCAACCgcaccttcctcctcctcgacctcaaCGCGCCCTTCGCCGCCTTGGTCGACTCGCCGTCGCCGGAGAGCAGCCGCGTTGGTCGGTTCGCGGAGCCGAGGCGGCCGTGCTGCGAGAGCTTGAGCGCCGACGGCTACTGCGGGCAGCAGGACGAGGACGGCAAGAGGCAGTACACGCTGTGCAGCGACCCCGGGGAGCACTTCTACTGGGACGACGTGCACCCCACGCAGGCCGCCTGGGCCGCCGTCGCTCAAACATTCAGGCCCAAGATCCACGACTTCCTCTCTGCCTGA